The genomic region tgttaatgtaattaagGTTAATTAGGGAGGTGGGCAGGAAACTGATCCCATGACAACAAATTAAAGGCATATCAGAAAAAGGTTAATACTAAACAACCGACTTTTGATCCATATGTAATTACTTGTGAAATACTCCAATCTCCGAATTAGTTAAGCTGCTTTTAAAGATAATAGTGATTTTAAATGGACAATGACCAGCACTCAGAGAGATCACTCCAAAGCCCAGAATTGGTGCAATAATATCGCCTAAATCACagcaaatttacaaataataattttcaataattgtagctattattcttttttaagtatataaatattgtgtcACTTATTCATATATGTAATGCAAATCTATGTGGAATTTGGCAAGGTTGAATATTGATGCATGGCCCATTACAATAAATACTAAGATTATCTGTAATTCATGCAATTAATACAATAATGAATTCCCCACCTACCTAATTCTTCTGACTTTGATAACACAAATCCAGACGTCCGTTGCATCCTTAACGTACGTGTGCCACCATTCAACACTgtcttatatattaattagttcatattttaataatactttGATATATATCTCATGAATacatttaactaattattattaaaataaaaatatcatataaaatatagaatatttgTTAGGGGAAACATGTCTGACCATCTGAATCAAACTAGAAGTTTTGGTCTTAATGAAGGAAGAGAGGCAGCCAATGTCCAATCCCTTCAGGAACCCCACCAAATTAAACCTAATTCCCTTCTTTCAACTGTTTGATAAAGCTATATATGTTTGTTCAGATCTTTGACATTTGGATCCAATTCCATCATCCCAATATTCTATACATTTCATATCACTATCACACCAGAAAATATGATAACCCCCCAAGTTCCAAGATTCCAACATCACTACGTATCCCTAATCTGGCCTCTGttgggattatatatatatgttcaatcATCATCTTGTAAAGTCAAGTACTATATATACTGCATGATTAAGAGGATGTTTTGATTCAATTTATTCccaatatcttataagtttctatattctaaaaaattaatattttaaaatctttgtCTCAACCTACTTTAAATATAAGGTTTTAAtgtgttttgattttaaataaataaacaaacagttttataaaatttataagttccCGAGTTATaatcactatgtttgttttcattttcaagttattttcaagacaagtcaaaacatacccaatgtttgtcatcattcaaaaacaccttatttaggtgtttttaactgttttagcataaatacatacatatatatacataaatatatataaaaaatacatgatttgacgatgaatagtaatttttgtctcccaaaacacaacattaaacatataatacttattttaaattatctccaaaaacaaatccaaacatacatactatctctaacacacacttatttatctttgtttttctctctctatctccacaaaatacaacaaaatactcaaaaaacgaatccaaatattatgaatatgtTTTGAAGAGCTTATGCTAGCCAAACACCCACTAGATCGCCATCTCCCACACAATTCATGGCACCGGAAGAAATGTGATTATTTGTTAtcgttaattattatagttaaaaaaaaaaaaacaatcgtGGTGATCATAAATTTACTACAGTTGCATAAAGATCATTAGTTTGTTTTTGCAAGTGAGGTCAAAGCATCAagtatagttaaaaaaatcatggcaaatattttggccATAGTTCAAGCCATAATAAACGTTGATTAACTgcgatataaaaaaaattaagtcttCGTATTAATTTTGTCTGATCGTGTTAGATgctattgatatatttttgttctttaatagCAATCATTTATAATAGAGGGAATAATTAATCTTCTTATAATGTGGAATCATAATCGATTTTATGACCACCgtcaaacaaaaacaatacaaaaacataaacctttactataattaatcaacatttgtcataatttttaactttagtcaaaatatttatcatagttCTTAGCTTGGCTGATATTTTTGTCTCACTTACATAAACAATGATGAATGATCGTTgcacaattataattaatttatattcgttataacttttttttttaactataatgataagttatatttcttctattaTGATGAGAAACAAGAAGAGATTTTAATCTAACTTATCCTCCCGAATGGAACTTTTATACATCTTCATTATTCACGATTTAtcttagttattttattttttaaaataaaataaatgacgtcatttcatacatataatatgtACATGATAGACAAAACATAAGatacaacaaaatttaatataaaaaattcaatcagcAATTATTGGGCttgtcttcattttctttcttgttttaaatttttactatggTTTGCTATTGTTTAGTTTgggtattattttttcttttttaattaagtccattaataattttgatttagaGAGTGaacgttgaaatattaattactgtTTAATtagtggatgaaaaattaatttaacaatttaaattgactgtttattgaaaaattaatgcagaattctttttcatattaaacGTATAGAAGCAATCTCATCTACACATGAAACTAATCATTCTGTGATCCctttttcatatttactcttattgtaattttatattattttttattaattaatcaatcaatcaatgcATGTCCGAATCAGACAAATGTCATCACATAAATGCTTTATTATAAGATAAGAGTGAAGTCATCAGAAAAGATAATATTCatccattatatatatgtatgtataaaaggTCGACTTcattggtatatatatataatttaatgatgGATGGAATCGTTAGTTAGGATATACAAAAATcgtatttttagtttcataacttcaattttatatgatattttatgaaattccCGTAGttctacaatttttaaaatattttcacttttatttttttaattatttgaaaaaatacgtGTAAGTCATGTAATCGTTTATTccatttgaaagaaataacGGCCATATGATTTGctcatagtttttttttctgggtaaattacaacgacttttcatgagatttgttataattaagaatactCCCTCGTtgttgaaaattacaaatacccccttaatgtttgaagaaattatgtaatccttgaatagaggtatgaaattatcaaatttaccctttatcatattattttatttttttaataacttaaaaacttataaaaagatcaaacggggtggataatttttttaaaaaattatccacttagtctataaaaaataaaaactttaaaaaacaaatcaagttataattttaatttacaaaagaattttggttagttcaccACACCTCAGGAGATCATTGTAATATACCCtttttttccattaatttGGTGATGAAAGTTAGTAGGATaactaaaaatgagaattttttaaaagttatagaattattttagaaacttccataaacaataaaattgaaaatacaatataaataaattatcggataaaaaatgcaattttttcttaaaagtaGACATGGGATAGCTCGATTAAAATTCTATGATGATTTAGTTAGTATCGatctaaaacaaataaaatttaaataaaatgagttattacataataatttattaaaaaaggtacttatagagaaaattttcagaGTCTCCAACCCATAATCACAGTCCAACGATCCACTGCcgaccctctctctctctttatttattcTGGCATACTCAAATCAGCATgcacaataaaattcaattattaaatattatttcaaaaaaaaaattaattacattaattcaaagaaaagGACAAGTAAGAAGTCATAGCAACTATAGAAGCTAAATGGATGAGAAAGGTgaaagttaaagaaaaaaagatagaagagctaaatatttgataaaataatattaaaaaactaaaaatttaaaaaaataacagacaaaaaatgtaagaCACCAAAATCATTCagtcaaatttgaataaattaatgttaatttcAATTACACTTATCTTATTTGAGGATGATaacatcaaaaattaaatatatatacatataattagttacatgcaataaaatcaaattcagaCAAGAACTTGTTTTCtctataatatttcaatattaataagggtaaattacattagcACTTTTTGAAGTTAGGTGCAATTATACAAGCACCCGCTGTCCTTTGTAAATTACAAGTACCCATTTAgattgtagttataattataagcaTACCTCTTATATGACAAAAGTTTAAACAAACACCTCCTTACATCGTACAATACCTCGTCAGGAGGCGTATTCGTAACTTCACAATTGTCGAAGTgaagtttaaaaaattcgaGGCGGAAATCAAATTGTTTCTGAAAAGGGacacattaattataacaagtCCAACTCCTGCAATACAGCAGACAAACATCACATACACCTGACGGGATTCAAACCTATGACCTCAAAAATCATGGGATCTCTACTTTGCCAACTGAACTATACCTCATTATGTTAACTTTTTCATACTAGAAGAGAAGAATCATatgattaaattgaaattgtaCTTATATTATCTTTCAAATTCATATCTTTGACAATTTGAAGGCTAAATCTCTGTTTGGATCTCCTTCCAACTTGAATTTGACATTTTACGATATCTATTCAAGGGTTTAACATCAtaactttaatttaaacactatattctaaattttggtTCCGACAATTTGAAGATGGAATCACTATTTGAATCTCCTCCAATGTTGAAACTGATTATTTATAACATTAATTCGAACCGTTagtaccataattttaaattaaacgtaatataatttcatgtgCAGCTTAAAGAACGATTTGTTGACACATAAGTTTATGTGACACGacttaattgatttaatttcttGACTGCAAAGTATAATCTGATCAGTAAGGAAATTGTGATTTGACACTTCTCATCTAATTGGacataattgtttaattacTCATCtgcacaaaattaaattatactcttcttttctcattaattttttttcccctacTCTTTTGTTCTTAATCAGAAGTTTTTATTGCGCCTGATTCTTTTCCGTTAGTTCTTTAGAAACATTACTATTTCCTACCACCAAACACGGCCTAAAAGTTCTCAATTTGGGCCTGTCACAAAGCCCATTAAGTCCGCTACAGAAAAGCCCATTAAGAGGCACGTGACTATCACGAGCAGTTCAGCTCTTCACATTAAAACCCTAACAATAAAAACGCAGTACCATTGCAAACCGCCGCCAACAATGGTGTCCGCCGGCAAGAAGACGGTAAATCTCTCGCTTTTCGTGTGTGAACTTGTAGTTTATGTTCACAATGTATTCTATACGTATAGTGTACCTACTGTCTTGGTTAATGTAAGACGATGAAAGAGCTAATTTgggaaaacataaaaattggaAATGCAGAAGAAGTCTCATGAGAGCATAAACAACCGGTTGGCTCTTGTGATGAAGAGTGGGAAATACACTCTTGGTTACAAGACCGTCCTCAAGACCCTCAGGAACTCCAAaggtttgattttattgtattttttaaatttattttcaagattgtatttttttatcttttctaaaaaatgaCGATTAATATGTTTTGAGAAATGGAAATCACAGGTAAGTTGATTTTGATATCTAACAACTGCCCACCTTTGAGGAAGTCAGAAATTGAGTACTACGCCATGCTTGCTAAAGTTGGCGTCCACCATTACAATGGAAGTGAGTTTGGATCATCTTAACTATGATTTTTTCCTGCATTTGTTCAGGTTGATTTCTAGTTATGTTGTTGAGTAATGGACAGGTGAATTTTAATGGATGTGGTTAATTCTTGAGTGTATGCATGATATGGGACTTCGATTCTTGCtagaattttgatatatagAAAGCTCTGTTTCAGTTTTGTATTAATGAATCATTGCTTCCTCTGGCATTTGTTTGCCGATTAAGATTTAAGTTTTAGAAGCAAGTTTTTCGGTATCTGTTGTTTTTACATCAGCGTAGATTTGGGGATTGACATTTTTCTGTCCTTCTCTGAGTAAGAATATAAACTTTCTGTGCAATCAGAAGTTTTTCGCCTTATTTGAATTACCTATTTACAGATTGGCTAATTTGTAAGCCAATGCATTGTTGACTtgtaatttggtaaaatttttctctttgctTTGGAGGCTTGGGGATgtacttttattttccttttttctctttccacTTAATGTTCTGAATTCTTTCAATACCAAAATTGTGCTTAATTCAAATGGATCTTATTTTGCTTTGCAAcctaatttatagtttaagAAACTATTGGCTATAAGGTATTTAATTTCAGTGTAATGTTTAAATTGGTTAAATGTCTGAATGCTGCAAAGTTATGATGATCTGGTCTGATGATTTTGCTTAGGATTTCTTGGTAGCACTATGATCTTCCTTCATCCTGTTGTTTAGTTGTTGAAATAGTTAATCCTATTTAGTTTCTCTTCTATAGAGATGGTCTCCTCTAATTGTATCTAATGTCTTCTGCCTCTTACCGTGGTTGACCTGTTATATGTAGACAATGTTGATCTGGGAACTGCGTGCGGAAAGTACTTCCGAGTGTCGTGCCTCAGCATCGTTGACCCAGGTCTATTACCTATGTCTTTCAATGGAGCagtttaatgattttttccCTGCTTATccaaattatattgacatgGGGTTGATATTTTCAGGTGACTCGGATATTATCAAATCTTTGCCCGGAGATCACTGACATTGACAAAGTGATAATATTACCATAGAACAAGTAGAAGAATGATTTCTTGGGGTTGTGAGGATTTCTTTCCCTGTCAAAAATTTTGCCTTGTCTACCCAAATGTGTTAGAAAATTATTCTCTCCGAGTGTTGTGCCTTTCTAAGACTTGATGAGATCCTCATTTTGTACGTTTATCTTTGCTCATATATGTGAAGTTTCACTAACATTTGCACCCTTCTTGCATTTGTCCTGGTTTTCCTGTTGATGAATGTCCCACGGTGGTTCGTTCCTCCACCGGTGTAGTAATGTTGTTGAATTTAGCCTTTTGTGTCAGTTGTGGCCACTGGCCGTGTGTGTGGTTTCTTATCAATCCTAAAATGTTGTGGGGTGGCTAGAATGAAAGATTCAGTTATTCAGCGTAAAAATGAACGTTATCTTGCACTTCATcgtatgtaaaatatttttgttacgATATGAGCTTTACAAATGTAGGAGGGTGGGTTTGTAGTTATAAAGAGAGCGGGAGTGTTTAGAGAATGTGAGGCCTCGCCTGCTGGTTTGTGCATTGGTATAGGGTTAGGGTTTTACTTCCTCGCTTACTGATTTGTGCAATGGGTTGTCTTCAATCTTCTCCTTTTCTGTGATAATGTTTTCAAACTCAGTTTAGATCGTTTGAATTGTTACTCAATTCATAAAATGGTTTGGTTCAACCCATAAAACCtgtacaattttaaatttattttatttttcaaaaaccgTTTGAACTGTCGATTGAACCGACTCGGTCATGAATCAAGTCAACTGGTCCAACTTTTGATccaatttgaaattgaatttataacatcatatgaaaattgaagaaaataccAACAAATCAATAcctatattataataattatttgaattatatattaaaaaataaacaaattcattaagcctataatctaattaaattttatcttctATAATTGCCTATTTGTCATAATCAacagaataaaatttatattattgggtgtatttttaaaaaaaaaaagaaagaaagaaaaaacgaCAGACAAAACACAGCTTACAATCTTGGTCCCCCATTCCCACTTTAAGATAGTGACACGTGTTAGCTGTGATCCTCCCACGTATAAGTGTCGAGTTGTAAACGTGTACGGTGCTCCACATATGCCAACGCCGAAATTCTTATGCATCATTTCTGTCTCTAATTTGCAGCACCACAAGTCTTGTCCAATTTCATCagtttttattatgaaatattttgtattttcatataattggttatccataaaaattaaatatataactcatcttttatataattgctAAATCACATGGTGAGGGCgatgtattaattatacaataaaacttaatttaagtGGTGAGTTTCTGACAATTATGGAATTacgagtttataaaatatttaaaaattaaatcttattttaaaaataaaattctaaaaaataagttaaagcttataaaatattacggTGTTTCACGAAATAAGCTTTTTGTATTGGTGAAATAATCTAAAAGAATGTGATACATTAGAATTAAGTAAGTAGCTACttcttgatgttttttttgtatgtaattCGTTTCAAAAcactttcataaatattaaacattaGTTTCACGCATATATTTGAGAGAGTTAACGtatttttaatcctgtaattATAGCTTTTTGGCACTTTATTAGTTACCTAATTTGTTAGGCTTGTAAAATGGTCCTTTACCTTTTCTTAAAAAACCATGATTTTAGAACAAAATTGGCTAAAATCTTCAAGATTGATTGAAATTATGATGTCACTTTTCgatcaattttattctaaaattgtGAAGTTTAAAAAGGTGAAGAAGTATTCTTTTACAACCCTCACAAGTTAGATGATTATATTAAacgtcaaataaatataattataggattaaaaatgtaactatatatacatatatgaaatATGATGAAAAAAGCTTGTctaattaagtatatatgttgggttgtatgtaatatattgtAGAAATGATGGCATTACAAAttaccatatattataaaaatatatgtaaaactaGTTAATTAcctataattttctaaatgtaCGAGCTGATGGTcatagaataattaattttaaagcaaatatcaatttgacgattaattatatttagcctCTCTTTATAAATACGAAATTACATCTCCTCTTaaagaagttttaaaattacatttacaatCCTTTGGAATTTCACTCTTTACACCTGACCCCTTTCCTATTTGGACGGAGAAAGATAaggttatataaatttataaatttacccaTCATTTAACGTTtccatgtaataattttattcttatattaaaggaaaaatataatgatgcaATTAATCTCActccatatttatatattattatgtttattcctttataagtacaaaaatatccatgagaatattaaatgagggacataattaaaattttatgtcattttatttttcacttatatcagcatttttcatccaaaccttAACGGAAGAGTGTCAGATGTAAACagagaattttcaaagaagttgtaagtgtaattttaaaactttttttggAGAGAAAGAGTAATTACGCATTTTTAGATggggtctaaatgtaattaacataattatttattgtactcaattaattttcatgCATAAATACGCCGTATTATACTCAAAATCAATGGGATAAATCAATTTACCTCCTGTGAGAGGAAAGatgagtaaaaaaataaataaaaattaccctctattttttttttaaatgagtaAAAACACGGATAGTGAGTATATAATCTACTTTTTATAATAGatcttgtttttttctttactttt from Sesamum indicum cultivar Zhongzhi No. 13 linkage group LG3, S_indicum_v1.0, whole genome shotgun sequence harbors:
- the LOC105158926 gene encoding putative 60S ribosomal protein L30-1; the protein is MVSAGKKTKKSHESINNRLALVMKSGKYTLGYKTVLKTLRNSKGKLILISNNCPPLRKSEIEYYAMLAKVGVHHYNGNNVDLGTACGKYFRVSCLSIVDPGDSDIIKSLPGDH